The following coding sequences lie in one Scatophagus argus isolate fScaArg1 chromosome 9, fScaArg1.pri, whole genome shotgun sequence genomic window:
- the LOC124065225 gene encoding leucine-rich repeat-containing protein 72 isoform X2, with amino-acid sequence MEVEKDIKDSLHKCGIRRDVDVGRLNLASKKLTGVPDLSRFHFLRELRLNNNKSISGTLNHLTCLRLLFLHNNQIRGLEDTMHELRRMQQLQTATFFLNPISHEPGYRHHVIHCLPSIQVLDRKEVKSAERRRSFQMYNQERHHVLQSVAFGRRAP; translated from the exons atggaggtggagaag GACATAAAAGACTCTCTTCACAAGTGTGGAATCAGGAGGGATGTTGATGTTGGCCGACTCAATCTCGCCTCAAA AAAACTCACGGGCGTCCCTGACTTATCCAGATTTCACTTTCTGAGGGAGTTGAGGCTGAATAACAACAAG tCCATTTCTG GAACCCTGAATCATCTGACGTGCCTCCGGCTTCTTTTCCTCCACAACAACCAGATCAGGGGCCTGGAGGACACGATGCACGAGCTCCGGAGGATGCAGCAGCTCCAAACTGCAA CTTTTTTCCTCAATCCCATCTCCCATGAACCAGGCTATCGACACCATGTGATCCACTGCTTGCCTTCTATCCAGGTTCTAGACAGAAAAG AAGTGAAGTcggcagagagaaggaggtcGTTCCAGATGTACAACCAGGAGCGTCACCACGTCCTCCAGTCTGTGGCCTTCGGCAGACGGGCACCGTAG
- the LOC124065225 gene encoding leucine-rich repeat-containing protein 72 isoform X1, translated as MEVEKDIKDSLHKCGIRRDVDVGRLNLASKKLTGVPDLSRFHFLRELRLNNNKIRDLSCRSLNCCLTELYLHNNNIKSISGTLNHLTCLRLLFLHNNQIRGLEDTMHELRRMQQLQTATFFLNPISHEPGYRHHVIHCLPSIQVLDRKEVKSAERRRSFQMYNQERHHVLQSVAFGRRAP; from the exons atggaggtggagaag GACATAAAAGACTCTCTTCACAAGTGTGGAATCAGGAGGGATGTTGATGTTGGCCGACTCAATCTCGCCTCAAA AAAACTCACGGGCGTCCCTGACTTATCCAGATTTCACTTTCTGAGGGAGTTGAGGCTGAATAACAACAAG ATCAGAGATCTCAGCTGTCGTTCTCTCAACTGCTGCCTGACTGAACTTTAcctccacaacaacaacatcaagtCCATTTCTG GAACCCTGAATCATCTGACGTGCCTCCGGCTTCTTTTCCTCCACAACAACCAGATCAGGGGCCTGGAGGACACGATGCACGAGCTCCGGAGGATGCAGCAGCTCCAAACTGCAA CTTTTTTCCTCAATCCCATCTCCCATGAACCAGGCTATCGACACCATGTGATCCACTGCTTGCCTTCTATCCAGGTTCTAGACAGAAAAG AAGTGAAGTcggcagagagaaggaggtcGTTCCAGATGTACAACCAGGAGCGTCACCACGTCCTCCAGTCTGTGGCCTTCGGCAGACGGGCACCGTAG
- the ankmy2a gene encoding ankyrin repeat and MYND domain-containing protein 2a: protein MSAPKKGDLSPTEKELFEVITAGNVQEASRLLGCKDVRVNCLDEYGMTPLMHAAYKGKADMCRLLLQHGADVNCNEHEHGYTALMFAGLSGKTDITWMMLDAGAETDVVNSVGRTAAQMAAFVGQHDCVTVINNFFSRARLDYYTKAQGLEKEPKLPSKLAGPLHKVIMSTNLNPVKMVMLVKENPLLAEVEALEKCRRVMELICEKCIKQQDMNEVLAMKMHYIGCVLGKCASFLKDREDKLDSLIKSLLKGRDTDGFPVYQEKFIRECIRKFPYCEATLLQQLVRSIAPVEIGNDPMALSVLTQAITGQVGFMDAEFCTSCGEKGADKRCSACKMVIYCDQACQKLHWFTHKKVCKKLQEQREKQEAESAKLKMQQSKEESKAVQEATDSMQELSVETGSEIPPSDSAAQTSNPTSTPAADN from the exons ATGTCTGCTCCTAAGAAGGGGGACTTGTCTCCAACCGAAAAGGAATTGTTTGAGGTTATTACGGCAG GAAATGTTCAAGAGGCTTCACGGTTGCTGGGCTGTAAGGATGTTCGAGTCAACTGTTTGGATGAG TATGGGATGACGCCTCTCATGCACGCTGCTTACAAAGGAAAAGCAGACATGTGCAGGTTGCTGCTTCAACACGGAGCGGATGTGAATTGTAATGAACACGAACATGGATACACAGCGCTGATGTTTGCTGGCCTGTCAG GTAAGACTGATATCACGTGGATGATGCTGGACGCGGGGGCGGAAACAGACGTGGTCAACTCTGTGGGAAGGACCGCTGCACAGATGGCCGCCTTTGTCG gGCAGCACGACTGCGTCACGGTGATCAACAACTTCTTCTCTCGTGCCAGACTGGATTACTACACCAAGGCCCAAGGTCTGGAGAAGGAGCCCAAGCTGCCGTCCAAACTGGCTGGACCCCTCCACAAGGTCATAATGAGCACCAACCTGAACCCCGTCAAG ATGGTGATGCTGGTGAAGGAGAACCCCCTGCTGGCGGAGGTGGAGGCTCTAGAAAAATGTCGCCGGGTGATGGAGCTCATCTGCGAGAAGTGCATCAAGCAGCAGGACATGAACGAGGTGCTGGCCATGAAGATGCACTACATCGGCTGCGTGCTGGGAAAGTGTGCCTCCTTCCTCAAAGACCGCGAGGACAAGCTGGACAGCCTCATCAAGAG tttgctgAAGGGTCGGGACACTGATGGCTTCCCCGTGTACCAAGAGAAGTTTATCAGAGAGTGCATCCGCAAGTTTCCTTACTGTGAGGccactctgctgcagcagctggtgcGGAGCATCGCTCCTGTGGAGATC GGTAACGACCCCATGGCTCTGTCCGTGCTGACTCAGGCCATCACAGGTCAGGTGGGCTTCATGGACGCAGAGTTTTGCACCTCCTGTGGAGAGAAGGGAGCCGATAAGAGATGCTCGGCCTGTAAAATG GTGATCTACTGTGACCAAGCCTGCCAAAAGTTGCACTGGTTCACCCACAAGAAAGTTTGCAAGAAGCTCCAGGAGCAACGGGAGAAGCAGGAGGCAGAATCAGCCAAACTGAAGATGCAGCAGAGCAAAG AGGAGAGTAAAGCAGTGCAGGAGGCCACGGACTCCATGCAGGAGCTCTCAGTGGAGACCGGCAGCGAGATCCCCCCCTCGGACTCTGCGGCACAAACCTCAAACCCCACTTCCACTCCAGCTGCGGACAACTGA
- the LOC124064921 gene encoding macrophage mannose receptor 1-like: METIINLLLLLSGLCSPSSCVPQHSYILVNMSKTWYEAQTYCRDTCFDLATINDMEEMETVLQAVEGKYDGAMWIGLQKGWTMRWHWSLANKDFYKEGEKNSFVLDDTHYNCVTYLEGKMDSISCTYMKYSVCFDGKKSDREQYVLTTQMMTWIVAREYCRTQHTDLASVRNEDENRTIQEVAGGLQVWIGLFRDPWEWSDQTDSSFRYWTAGQQVWTEPEQTCAALLKHQSGRWGELPCKEAHAVLCNCPIQMRFIKMRISSQDPELDPNDPAVHDYILKLIKQKLSDKSTTDVFQLRWKKHPGGRVFTRQPN, encoded by the exons atggaaacaatCATAAATCTACTTCTGCTTCTCTCAG GGCTGTGTTCTCCATCCTCATGTGTGCCCCAGCATTCATACATCTTAGTCAATATGTCAAAGACCTGGTACGAAGCGCAGACCTACTGCAGAGACACATGTTTTGACCTGGCTACCATAAACGACATGGAAGAGATGGAAACAGTACTTCAAGCTGTGGAGGGCAAGTACGACGGTGCCATGTGGATCGGACTTCAGAAAGGGTGGACGATGAGGTGGCACTGGTCTTTGGCCAACAAAGATTTCTacaaggagggagaaaaaaacagttttgttttggatgATACACATTACAACTGTGTGACTTACCTGGAGGGGAAAATGGATTCAATTTCATGTACATACATGAAATATTCAGTTTGCTTTGATG ggaaaaaaagtgaCCGTGAACAGTATGTTCTCACGACACAAATGATGACTTGGATTGTTGCTCGCGAGTACTGCAGGACTCAGCACACAGACCTGGCCAGTGTGAGGAATGAGGACGAAAATCGGACCATTCAGGAAGTAGCTGGTGGCCTGCAGGTGTGGATTGGCCTTTTCAGAGACCCCTGGGAATGGTCCGACCAGACCGACTCTTCGTTTAGATACTGGACAGCAGGTCAACAAGTCTGGACCGAGCCTGAACAAACATGTGCTGCTTTGTTAAAACACCAGTCTGGTAGATGGGGAGAACTGCCTTGTAAAGAAGCACATGCGGTCCTCTGCAACT gTCCCATTCAGATGAGGTTCATTAAAATGAGGATCAGCTCACAGGACCCTGAACTGGATCCAAACGATCCTGCAGTGCATGACTACATATTGAAGCTT ATCAAACAGAAACTGAGTGACAAAAGTACGACTGACGTTTTCCAGCTACGATGGAAAAAGCATCCCGGTGGAAGAGTTTTTACCAGGCAACCAAACTAA
- the pkdc gene encoding uncharacterized protein pkdc, with the protein MKQEYQDLVLHACGASSLRVGANIQTLWSGYGEIVRLHLEGCERHSVVVKHVKFPEEAEHPGGWNTDRSHRRKVRSYQVETNWYQNYSTNQNCRIPACLAACSHGDEMLIVLEDLDVAGYDQRRTSLNDREIKGCLSWLAHFHALFLGVAPEGLWPVGTYWHLETRPDELEAMDDAKLKAAAGDIDRILNECRFKTIVHGDAKLANFCFSQSGQDVAAVDFQYVGGGCGMKDVVYFLGSCMEERECEKRVPGLLDYYFTELKLSVKQDVNFAALEKEWREMFAFAWTDFHRFLLGWMPGHWKINWYSKQLTKEVLHKLKVSTEPKTLNSPV; encoded by the exons ATGAAACAGGAGTACCAGGATCTCGTCCTGCACGCGTGTGGGGCTTCGTCTCTGCGCGTTGGTGCAAACATCCAGACCCTGTGGAGCGGCTATGGAGAGATAGTCCGGCTGCACCTGGAGGGCTGCGAGCGGCACTCTGTTGTCGTCAAGCATGTCAAGTTTCCAGAAGAGGCCGAGCATCCCGGTGGCTGGAACACCGATCGCTCCCACAGACGTAAAGTGAGATCCTACCAGGTGGAGACAAACTGGTACCAGAACTATTCCACCAATCAGAACTGTCGGATCCCTGCCTGCTTGGCTGCCTGCTCCCATGGCGATGAGATGCTGATCGTGCTGGAGGATCTGGATGTGGCTGGGTATGATCAGAGAAG gACCAGCCTgaatgacagagagataaagggTTGCCTCAGCTGGCTTGCCCACTTCCATGCTCTCTTCCTGGGTGTGGCACCAGAGGGTCTGTGGCCTGTCGGGACCTACTGGCACCTGGAGACCCGGCCGGACGAGTTGGAAGCCATGGATGACGCCAAGCTTAAAGCAGCGGCTGGTGACATTGACAGGATTCTCAATGAATGTCGCTTCAAGACCATCGTTCACGGGGACGCTAAGTTAGCCAACTTCTGTTTTTCCCAGAGTGGACAGGATGTGGCCGCCGTGGACTTCCAGTATGTTGGTGGGGGCTGCGGGATGAAagatgttgtgtattttttaggAAGCTGCATGGAGGAGAGGGAGTGTGAAAAGAGGGTACCTGGCCTGCTGGACTACTATTTCACAGAATTAAAGCTGTCTGTGAAACAAGATGTGAACTTTGCTGCACTGGAGAAAGAGTGGAGGGAGATGTTTGCATTTGCCTGGACAGATTTTCATCGTTTTCTGCTGGGATGGATGCCTGGACACTGGAAGATCAACTGGTACAGTAAACAGTTGACCAAGGAGGTACTACACAAACTGAAAGTGTCAACCGAACCGAAAACTTTAAACTCACCAGTTTGA
- the herpud2 gene encoding homocysteine-responsive endoplasmic reticulum-resident ubiquitin-like domain member 2 protein: MDSGTLDSPVTLVIKAPNQKYEDQTINCFLNWTVERLKSHISNVYPSRPLSKDQRLVYSGRLLQDHLQLRDVLRKQDEYHMMHLVCTSHSPPASPVPRSPSMANSSSSDPSSPDSAASPADTPNQDSLPASSSSSSVPGSYDGLRYRGGFPQYDPPGPSGVPQWPDGAQVPLQGGLPANMPPHPMYMPMQMLWWQQMYARHYYMQYQAAVAASQPPSSPPPSSPSSTPHQPAQANEAVQPPLGPNPDPNPLPENQPANPNIQMNAQGGAVLNDDELNRDWLDWLYTVSRAGVLLSIVYFYSSFSRFVMVVGAMLLVYLHQAGWFPFRPEQQNLRGGERARAPQEEAERQDIQEMERLMDEGVEDDDSGEEGGGGPEDQADAPAAAAAAALPEPSFLTTAWSFISTFFTSLIPEGRPHQAN, translated from the exons ATGGACTCTGGGACACTTGACAGTCCGGTAACCCTGGTCATTAAGGCCCCCAATCAGAAGTATGAAGACCAGACCATTAACTGCTTCCTCAACTGGACCGTGGAGAGACTGAAGAGTCACATCTCCAACGTGTACCCCAGCAGGCCG CTGTCCAAAGACCAGCGGCTGGTGTACTCAGGAAGGCTCCTTCAAGACCACCTACAGCTCAGAGATGTGCTTCGAAAG CAGGATGAATACCACATGATGCATCTAGTGTGTACGTCTCATAGCCCCCCAGCGTCGCCCGTGCCTCGAAGCCCCTCCATGGccaactcttcttcttctgaccCCAGC AGTCCAGACAGTGCCGCCTCCCCTGCCGACACACCAAATCAGGACAGTCTGCCAgcctcttcgtcctcctcttcagtcCCTGGAAGTTATGACGGCCTGAGGTATCGCGGCGGCTTCCCCCAGTACGACCCCCCTGGCCCCTCTGGTGTCCCTCAGTG GCCAGACGGAGCCCAGGTCCCTCTACAAGGTGGCCTCCCGGCCAAcatgcccccccaccccatgtACATGCCCATGCAGATGCTGTGGTGGCAGCAGATGTATGCACGTCACTACTACATGCAATA TCAAGCAGCAGTAGCTGCCTCTCAGCCTCCCAGCAgcccccctccttcctctccctcctccacgCCCCATCAACCAGCCCAGGCCAACGAAGCCGTGCAGCCCCCACTGGGGCCCAACCCGGACCCCAACCCTTTGCCGGAGAACCAGCCGGCCAACCCCAACATCCAGATGAACGCGCAGGGCGGGGCGGTGTTAAACGACGACGAGCTGAACCGCGATTGGCTGGACTGGTTGTACACGGTGTCTCGCGCTGGCGTCCTGCTCAGCATTGTTTACTTTTACTCCTCCTTCAGCCGCTTCGTCATGGTGGTCGGTGCCATGCTGCTGGTCTACCT GCATCAGGCTGGTTGGTTTCCCTTCAGGCCGGAGCAGCAGAATCTTCGAGGAGGAGAAAGAGCCAGAGCGCCtcaggaggaagcagagagacaggacatACAGGAAATG GAACGTCTGATGGACGAGGGGGTGGAAGACGATGACAGCGGCgaggaaggaggtggaggcCCTGAGGACCAGGCTGacgctcctgctgctgctgctgctgctgctcttcccGAGCCAAGCTTCCTCACCACCGCGTGGTCCTTCATCAGCACCTTCTTCACCTCGCTCATCCCAGAGGGACGGCCGCACCAGGCCAACTAG